In Flavobacterium luteolum, the DNA window TTTTGCTGATGTTCAATCGTTACGAAATTCCCGTAATTAAAACCGATTTTCTGAAGCCATTTTCCGCAAAGACGTATTTCTGGAAATATAACGTATCGATGATATGATCTTGCAATATGTTTTGGCTGTATTTTTAATCGTCTTTTTACCGATTGTTGAGTTATATTTTCTTGCTTCATACTTATTGATAATTTACACAAAATTACCATAAACAAACATTAAAAGAAAATAAATTTACATTAAATGTAAATTTTAATTTATTAAACTTTGATTTTCAAGTCTTTAAAATTTTGCGATATTTGCAGGAGAATTCATAAACTAGAAATGTGTCAAAAATAAATTTGAATAGAATAAAATCTGTTTTGGCAGAAAAAAATAGAAATGGTAAAGATTTAGCAAGTCATTTAGGAAAAACAGAAACCACTGTTTCTCGCTGGTGTACAAATGAAATTCAACCTTCTATTGAAACGCTTTACGAGATTTCTAAATATTTGAAGGTTGATATTCGGGAGTTGTTGGTTTCTACTGGAAATAAATCATAAAAAAGCGCTTTCTTATTAGGAAAGCGCTTTTTTATAAGTTTAAAAATAAAAATTTACGAAAAAGCTAAATCAGCACTGGTTAGCTTTACCTTTGGTTTACCTAATTTTATTACAGCATCTTGTACTTTAGTTTGATCTTCTTTTGAAAGGAATACTGGTATCAACACTGCTATTTCTATTTTTAATAATCGATTTATAACAATTAAATCTCTCAACGTAAATGGTTTAATACCATTCATAAGTTCAGACATATAAGTTTTGCTTTTATGACCTAAAATTAAAGCCAGGTTTTCCTGAGTCAATTCAAGTTCTTTGAGTTTCTTTCTTATTATTTGTTTTCTATTTTCAAGAAATAATCTCTCAAGTTCTGCTATGCGTTCAGACTTGTCACTTTCCAAAAGTTTTTCATCAGTAATTTCATTTACATCATTCCATTCCAAACTTTCATACTTCTCAATAATGTCACGCAAATTAGATCTTAAGTTTTTAAAATGTGTATTATCTTTCGCCAGAAGCCTTAATCTTCGGTCAGCAATAAGAGCTCTTTCGTAATCTAGTTCGTTTGTGATTATGCCTCTTTCTACTATTTTTTCTATATCAAAATGTGTTTTCATTATTCTATATAGCTATTTTTTCGCAACCATTTTTCAATAGTCGCTTTGTTATTTTTAAATGTTGATTCATATTCCAGATGCGTTCCTGCCCAAATAATTGTAGCCTCACCATCATCATCAAACTCAATCAATATAAGTGTCCTATGAATATTAATATTGAAGAAATAAAAACCGTCGCTGTGCACACAATCTGCATCATTTCTAATTTCGCAAATGGTATTTTCATTAGAATTAAACTTTTCTAAATCAAGAATTAACTTATCAATTTCATCGCATAGTTTTTTATTACCTATATTTTTCTTTTTAATTTTTAAAATCGTCTTTTTCCCAATAATCCTCATAATACCAACTTAGCAAAGATAATCAAAAGTTCTTGTATAAACCGAACTTTTAAACTATAGTTCATTTTAAATCCATTCAAATTTTACTGCAAGATTCCTATTTTCTTAAATTCAAAAAAGTCATCTCTCAGAGCAAACTTACAATTTTATCCTAACTATTAACAAGTATTTACTTTCTTTTTAGAGTTATTGTATTGTGTGTAATTTTTTTAAAAGCATAAAAAAAACGCTTCCTTTTATCAAAGAAGCGTTTTTAAATTATAAGAGTTTAAAGAAAATTTAATTCCCATTAAAAACCAAATACAAAACCAAAATCACCAATCCCAACAAACCAAACAAAAGCTTCACCTTTTTACTAGTTTTAGGAATATCAGTTTCATCTGAAACATTCACTTCAGGATTTTTATCGGTTAAAGAAATAATAACTGCTGTAATTAAAAGTACCGCAAAAATGTAAAACGAAATCAACAAAAAGTGAGGCCAAACGGGATATTTATCGGCTGGAAAAATCCATAGATACAAAACCCCAACAAACAAACTAAAAGCAGAACCCCAAGAAAGTGTTGCATTTACGGCTTTTTTCGTAGTGCGTTTCCAGAAAACACTCAAAAGGAAAACAACAGATAACGAAGGCGCCAAGAAACCTAAAACGGCTTGAAAAATGTTGAATAAATTCTGTCCCTTAATATTATCAATCGCAACAGCAATAAGAATCGCAAATACACATCCAGCAGCAATTGTTAATCGGCCAATTTTAATCTGATCCTGAATCGTAGCCGATGGGTTTATTTTCTTTACATAAATATCATTCGTGAAAACGGTGCTTAAAGCGTTTAACGAAGAACCAATTGTTCCCACCAAAACCGCAATCATCACACAAATTACCAAACCGTTCATTCCGCTTGGGAAAAGATTGGTAACCATTGTCATATAAGCTAAGTCTGAATTGCTTCCTAATTCGGGATATAACGCATAACATAAAATTCCAGGAAGAATAAACAATGGCAACGCCATAACTTTTAGCCATCCAATGAAGTTTACGCCCAATTGTCCCTGCTCCAGATTTTTAGCTCCTAAAACACTCTGCACCATCGATTGATCGGTGCAGAAAAAAGCAACAGCTGCTACAGGATATCCTAACAAAATAGCAGGCCACGGATAATGCGAATCATCTGAAGGACGAACTAAATTCCAAAAATTAGAAGGCGTTTTTGCAATTAAAACATCGATTCCGCCCAACTTTTGCAAGCCTAAAAAAGAAAGTGTCAGGGAAACTACAATCAGCAGAATCATTTGAAAAACATTCACTTTTGCAATTGCTTTTAATCCTCCCGCAAATGTAAAAATTCCAGAGAAAATCACTAAAACGGTAACGCTCTGCCACATCGGAATTCCCAGAATCTGACGTACTAAAACGCCTCCGCTGAATAATCCCAAAGACAGCCAGCTTACCAAAATTTTTACCAAAGCGTACCAAGCCAAAATATTCTGCGTACTGTCGCCGTAGCGTTTTCCCATATATTCGGGCATCGTGCTTACTTTACTTGCAATATATCTTGGCGCAAAAACCATTGCCAAGAGCAGTAAAAATACAAAAGCGTACCATTCGAAATTTCCTGCTACAATTCCCGTAGCGTAACCAATACTCGCAAAAGCCAATAACGACGAAGGCCCAACATTGGTTCCCCACATATTAAACCCGATGCTGTACCAGTTTAATGAATTTCCAGCCAGAAAAAGCGTTTCGTTTTTCTTTCTCTGTTTCATACTTACCACATATCCAATGACTAATAAAGCCACTAAATAACCCGCTACAATCACAAAATCGAGCGTGGTTAATTTATCGTAAATGCTGTTCATAGTCCGTATTCGTTAAGAATATCGGCAATTTTAACCGGCATTTCTGTTTGCAAAGATTTATCCATTGCTTGTAACAAAGCCACAGTTCCAATTCCTTCTTCCATGTTTGGATAAGCTTCAAAACCTTGTTCGATACTATCTGTAAAATATTCTAAATAATTCTGATATTCGCCGCCGTGATGACTTTGTCCTTCAAAACGGAAATAATATTTTATTGTACTGTCGCCCCAAGTAATCACTTTTTCTTCGCCAGTTCTATCTGTAATCGCATAGCGTAATTCGTGATAATCAGCTTGGCTAGCTCCTTCTGTAGCTCTTAAAATCGTACTCATTCCGCTGTCGCGTTGTGCTGGCTGTGTTGGCGAAGTGTAAACACCGCTTACACGAGCAATTCTTCCATCGGTTGCTTTAAAGATAAAATGCATCGTATCTTCATTCTTCAATCCAGCACTTTGTCCGTTACTGCTAATCATTCCATACCCCATCACTTCCTGAATATTTGGCAAATACCATCTGATGAAATCTACAGGATGACTCAAACCTCCGTACAGCCATTTAAACGATTGCAAAAGTGACCATTCTTTCTTTAAAAACCATCTATGGTCGGCGTGATACTGTGCTTCAATGGTAATCAAATCTCCAATTAAACCTGCTTCATAATCGGCTCTTTGTCTTTTTGCTGGTTCGAAAAAACGGGAACTTTGACCAATAAAAACTTTCTTTCCAGTTGATTTGCTTAATTCTAAAAGCTCTTTAGCATCAGAAAGATCGTCTATAAAAGGTTTGGTACAAACAACATGTTTTCCATGCAACAAAGCTTGTTTTACATGTTGTGCATGCAGATGATCTGGCGTATAAATCGCAATAATATCAATTGACGAATCGTTTAATAAATCGTCGTAATTGGTTGTGTACGAATGAAAATCGAATTCTTTTGCACGTTGCTTGCACAATTCTTCATTTCGGTCACATATTTTAACAAGTTCTAGTTTTGAACTTTCGATAGCAGCCGACATTGTGCTTCGTCCTTCTCCAAGTCCCAGAATGGCTATTTTTAACATGAGGTGTGGTTATTTTAGATTGTTGAGTTTAGATTTTAGATTTTTTTGCCACAGATTAAAAGGATTTTCACAGATTAGAAAAAATCATTTTAATCCTTTTAATCTGTGGCAAAATATTATTTCGTTTCTACTTTGTTTAAGAAAATCCAGGTTTCGTCTGCTTTTGCGCCTTCAATTCCTGATTGGTATTTTTTCATTAAGGCGTTCCATTCGTCTACACGCGGATTGTTTTCAGTTGTTTTCGGATTTAGTTTATCCAAACTTTCTCCTTTCGGAATACTGATTACCAAGATCAATTGTCTGTCTTTTTTGAAAACCTGCAATTGCTGGAAATCGGCATTACAGAAACCTTTGGCTACTTCTGGCCATTTTTCGAATTGTGTTTTATGATACTCCACATATTCTTTTTGCAGTTTTTCATCAGCAGGAAGATTCGCTGTTAAAATAATATTCTCCCAATCTGATGCAGGTTTGGAATCTTTACATCTTTCGAAGTTTTGGAAGTCGTAAACCAAATCCTCATAGATTTTAATTTCTAAAGAAGGAAAAGCTCCAGCTAATTTTCGTTTTGTCCTTTCCGGCTGATTCATTTTTCCGTAAATCACCAAATGATTTTTCCATTGGTACAATTCCTGACCAACGATTCTAAATCCAGTTAAAGTTGATTTAATTTTTTCGATATCAAAATCAGAACCTATCAATTCAATCGCATACGGTTTTGGCATTTCCTGCAATCCCCATTTTTCATCGATTACGACTTCTTTTTCTAAATCTTTATAAGGCGCTCTAATTCCCGCAGCATCTTTTATCTTAGTGCTTACATACGGATCATTGTGTTCCCAAATATTCCCTTTTGGACCATTATGGTTTTTAAGTATTTTCTTTTCGGCAATCCAATTGTTTTTAATCGTAAAACCTTCACTTCCTTCATCAGTATACAAATACAGCCATAAAAACGGATCGTGTGCGTATGGACTATTGTAAACCTTGTCGATATAATTTTCTTCAATTCGACTGCCAGGTTGAGCCGAAAGCGTGTAAATTCCAGCAACATCATGTAAATGTTTGGCATAATGATGAATTTTATTCGCCAAAATTTTATTGTTCTGCATCACGTTTGGCGTGTGCGTCCAACCCCAACCCATTGCCATACCAGAATAGGAAACATCTGAAATTTCGTTGTGTTCAATTGTAATATTTCGAACAAAACCAGCGCTGATTCCCAGAGTTCCCCAATCTTCATTGGTTACGTTGGTGATCAAATTATCTGAAATCACTTCATCAGAACACATTTCTCTTTCATCTTTTATGATTAAAGGCAAATGCGCTTCAAAAGCTTCTTCAGAGAAAATTCCAACATTAATGGCACTTCCGCCAATATCTTTAAATAAATTTCCTTTTACAGTATTATGATTTGTTCCTTTATTTAAATCTAAACCAGTCGAAGCCAAATGCTCAAAACGGCACGATTCAAATTGAATATTATTAGCATAATTTACTTCAACCGCTGCACGAGGTCTACCAACCCACGCCTGATTTTCTAAATTCGCCTGATTTGGCGTTCCTGGAACTTTCAGTTTATAAGCATCCAACAAATACAATCCAGACTGCAACGGCACATGACCTTGCTGCGATGGACGAAGCCAATTGCTGTATTGAAACGAAATTCCTTTAAATTGAAAATGATGAACAGGAGAATCGATTGTCCCTTTTACTTCAACCAGATTTTCTAAAACAGGCGCAGTTACAATTGCCGAATTAATTTCTTCTCCAGCTCTTGGAATATAATAGATTTTAGCATTTTTCTTGTCCAAATACCATTCTCCAGGTTCGTTTAAAAGCGAAAGAGCGTTGTTTAAGAAATAAGCCGAATTTCCGTTGTTTTTAGAAATCCACGGTGCAGGCCACGGATGCTCGCTTTGAATACGGCTTTCTGGTTCTTCAAACGAAAGTTTGGCGCTGTCTTTTTGTACTTCGATATTTTTAATACGCAAGTTGGCATTCGACCACCATTGCACGATAAACATTTCCATTCCCGGTTCGAACTTTACCGATTTATCCTTAAACGGAATCCAGCAGGTTTGTTCCTGATGATTCCATGATAAAATACGCTCCATTGTAGTTCCGGCAGTATTTTTGGCTCTTACAGCTTTTTTACCGTTTACCCATAACTGTCTGTAGTCAATCAAACTTCCTGCTTTTTTAGGAGCATCGGCTACCCAAACTGATCCTTTTTTAAGTCCGTTGATAACGGTTGTCGATTTTGTCCAGTTTTTAATTTCGATTCCGCCGCTTATAATGGGTCTTGCATTTACATCGGCTTCAATTGTTGTCGGACTTTCTGCTGTTCCAGAATCTTCTGGTCGTACAAATAAAGGTTCGTTTAAATAATACGTTCCATTCATTACTATAATTCGAATTCCGTCTTTTATTGATGGATCTTTTAAACGACGAAGTTCTCTGGCTTTTCGCATTGCCATGTGAACCGTTGCCAGCGGATTTGATTTTGTTCCGAGGTTTGAATCTTTTCCTGATGGCGACACCCAGATTTCAGCTCCACTTGCCGAAAGTGTGAATACCAGTAAAAAAACAATCAGTAATTTGTTGAAGGAAATTAAATGCATTATTTATAGTATTGATTTTTTTCTTTAGATAAAATTACGAGGCATTTATTTAAAGCGCTATAATTTTTACAAATAAATGTATTTTTAACACTTTTACCAAATAATTGGGACAATTTAAAAGAATATAAAATGACAGGCATCCTGTACCCTCCTGTAATATAGACTTTGAGACCTTAACTTTGAAAATTTGGCTTTTAATTATCTTCTAATTTCCCAATCAAAAAAAGTTAAATTCATAAAAAATCTGTTATAAACTCTTCTAAAATGTCATTTCATATTATTTTTTTAATAGATTTGTGTAATCGATTACATTGAATATTTCAAATTAAAAAACTATAATTTTATTTATTGAATAAAAATTCACATGATAAAAAACTGAATTAATAGTAAATCGATTTCCTGAAAAACTTTTAACTATAATACAAATAAGAATGAAAACTAACCGAATTAACCTTTTATGTGTAGCCCTAGCCTCTTTTGCTTTGAGTTTCAATACAGCTTCGGCACAAAAAACTGCTGACACGTATAAAAATATTGAGTTTAAAATGGCTGAAATCCAAGAGCCTGTAATTCCGAATTACAGTGTGAATCTAAAAGACTTTGGAGCAGTAAATGGTGGTTATGTTTTGAATACAAAAGCTTTTGCAGATGCCATTGATGCACTTTCGAAAAAAGGCGGCGGAAAATTAATTATCCCTCCTGGGATCTGGCTTACAGGCCCAATTATATTAAAAAGTAACATTGAGATGCATGCTGAAAGGGGTGCTCTGATAAAATTTTCTCCAGACAAAACTTTGTATCCTTTAGTTGAAACCAATTTTGAAGGTCTAAACACCTGGCGTTGTATCTCTCCTATCTATGGTAAAAATCTAGAAAATATAGCATTTACAGGAAATGGTGTATGGGATGGTTCGGGAGAAGTATGGAGACAGGTTAAGAAAAGTAAAGTAACGGAAAGCCAATGGAAAGAAGTAATTTCAAGAGGTGGTGTTTTAAATAAAGAAAAAACGAGCTGGTATCCTTCGGAGGTTTTTATGAATGCCTCAAAAGGTGCTGACCAAAATGTGCGCCCAGATTTAAAAACAAAAGAAGAATTTGAAACCATTCATGATTTTCTGCGTCCAGTAATGGTAAGCATTCAAAACAGTAAAAGAGTTTTATTTGACGGACCTGTTTTTCAGAATTCTCCAGCATGGAATATCCATCCTTTTATGGTAGAAGATTTGAT includes these proteins:
- a CDS encoding SymE family type I addiction module toxin; this encodes MKQENITQQSVKRRLKIQPKHIARSYHRYVIFPEIRLCGKWLQKIGFNYGNFVTIEHQQNKIIITANNEIETK
- a CDS encoding helix-turn-helix transcriptional regulator, producing MNRIKSVLAEKNRNGKDLASHLGKTETTVSRWCTNEIQPSIETLYEISKYLKVDIRELLVSTGNKS
- a CDS encoding helix-turn-helix domain-containing protein, whose translation is MKTHFDIEKIVERGIITNELDYERALIADRRLRLLAKDNTHFKNLRSNLRDIIEKYESLEWNDVNEITDEKLLESDKSERIAELERLFLENRKQIIRKKLKELELTQENLALILGHKSKTYMSELMNGIKPFTLRDLIVINRLLKIEIAVLIPVFLSKEDQTKVQDAVIKLGKPKVKLTSADLAFS
- a CDS encoding type II toxin-antitoxin system HigB family toxin: MRIIGKKTILKIKKKNIGNKKLCDEIDKLILDLEKFNSNENTICEIRNDADCVHSDGFYFFNINIHRTLILIEFDDDGEATIIWAGTHLEYESTFKNNKATIEKWLRKNSYIE
- a CDS encoding sodium:solute symporter codes for the protein MNSIYDKLTTLDFVIVAGYLVALLVIGYVVSMKQRKKNETLFLAGNSLNWYSIGFNMWGTNVGPSSLLAFASIGYATGIVAGNFEWYAFVFLLLLAMVFAPRYIASKVSTMPEYMGKRYGDSTQNILAWYALVKILVSWLSLGLFSGGVLVRQILGIPMWQSVTVLVIFSGIFTFAGGLKAIAKVNVFQMILLIVVSLTLSFLGLQKLGGIDVLIAKTPSNFWNLVRPSDDSHYPWPAILLGYPVAAVAFFCTDQSMVQSVLGAKNLEQGQLGVNFIGWLKVMALPLFILPGILCYALYPELGSNSDLAYMTMVTNLFPSGMNGLVICVMIAVLVGTIGSSLNALSTVFTNDIYVKKINPSATIQDQIKIGRLTIAAGCVFAILIAVAIDNIKGQNLFNIFQAVLGFLAPSLSVVFLLSVFWKRTTKKAVNATLSWGSAFSLFVGVLYLWIFPADKYPVWPHFLLISFYIFAVLLITAVIISLTDKNPEVNVSDETDIPKTSKKVKLLFGLLGLVILVLYLVFNGN
- a CDS encoding Gfo/Idh/MocA family protein: MLKIAILGLGEGRSTMSAAIESSKLELVKICDRNEELCKQRAKEFDFHSYTTNYDDLLNDSSIDIIAIYTPDHLHAQHVKQALLHGKHVVCTKPFIDDLSDAKELLELSKSTGKKVFIGQSSRFFEPAKRQRADYEAGLIGDLITIEAQYHADHRWFLKKEWSLLQSFKWLYGGLSHPVDFIRWYLPNIQEVMGYGMISSNGQSAGLKNEDTMHFIFKATDGRIARVSGVYTSPTQPAQRDSGMSTILRATEGASQADYHELRYAITDRTGEEKVITWGDSTIKYYFRFEGQSHHGGEYQNYLEYFTDSIEQGFEAYPNMEEGIGTVALLQAMDKSLQTEMPVKIADILNEYGL
- a CDS encoding L-rhamnose mutarotase, encoding MHLISFNKLLIVFLLVFTLSASGAEIWVSPSGKDSNLGTKSNPLATVHMAMRKARELRRLKDPSIKDGIRIIVMNGTYYLNEPLFVRPEDSGTAESPTTIEADVNARPIISGGIEIKNWTKSTTVINGLKKGSVWVADAPKKAGSLIDYRQLWVNGKKAVRAKNTAGTTMERILSWNHQEQTCWIPFKDKSVKFEPGMEMFIVQWWSNANLRIKNIEVQKDSAKLSFEEPESRIQSEHPWPAPWISKNNGNSAYFLNNALSLLNEPGEWYLDKKNAKIYYIPRAGEEINSAIVTAPVLENLVEVKGTIDSPVHHFQFKGISFQYSNWLRPSQQGHVPLQSGLYLLDAYKLKVPGTPNQANLENQAWVGRPRAAVEVNYANNIQFESCRFEHLASTGLDLNKGTNHNTVKGNLFKDIGGSAINVGIFSEEAFEAHLPLIIKDEREMCSDEVISDNLITNVTNEDWGTLGISAGFVRNITIEHNEISDVSYSGMAMGWGWTHTPNVMQNNKILANKIHHYAKHLHDVAGIYTLSAQPGSRIEENYIDKVYNSPYAHDPFLWLYLYTDEGSEGFTIKNNWIAEKKILKNHNGPKGNIWEHNDPYVSTKIKDAAGIRAPYKDLEKEVVIDEKWGLQEMPKPYAIELIGSDFDIEKIKSTLTGFRIVGQELYQWKNHLVIYGKMNQPERTKRKLAGAFPSLEIKIYEDLVYDFQNFERCKDSKPASDWENIILTANLPADEKLQKEYVEYHKTQFEKWPEVAKGFCNADFQQLQVFKKDRQLILVISIPKGESLDKLNPKTTENNPRVDEWNALMKKYQSGIEGAKADETWIFLNKVETK